A genomic window from Triticum urartu cultivar G1812 chromosome 7, Tu2.1, whole genome shotgun sequence includes:
- the LOC125525601 gene encoding MADS-box transcription factor ANR1-like has product MGRGKIVIRRIENMSSRQATFSKRCRGLLKKARELAILCDVQVSVIVFSSTGRLYQYASPIAATTMGMAMPSIIQNYQSAQEHHQLLNPISQVMEANGGEIIKLRSQRLMFRKSAGKELTPY; this is encoded by the exons ATGGGGAGGGGCAAGATTGTGATTAGGAGGATTGAGAACATGAGCAGCAGGCAGGCCACCTTCTCCAAGCGGTGTCGTGGCCTGCTGAAGAAAGCACGTGAGCTGGCCATCCTCTGTGATGTCCAGGTCAGTGTCATCGTCTTCTCCTCCACCGGTCGCCTCTACCAATATGCTAGCCCCATCGCCGCCACCACCATGGGCATGGCCATGCCTTCCATCATTCAAAACTACCAATCTGCACAAGAGCACCATCAGCTGTTGAATCCAATTTCACAAGTCATG GAAGCTAACGGGGGAGAGATTATCAAACTTAGGAGTCAAAGACTTATGTTTAGAAAATCAGCTGGAAAAGAGCTTACACCGTATTAG